A genomic stretch from Anoplopoma fimbria isolate UVic2021 breed Golden Eagle Sablefish chromosome 8, Afim_UVic_2022, whole genome shotgun sequence includes:
- the LOC129094178 gene encoding polypyrimidine tract-binding protein 2-like: protein MDGDVAVGVKRGSDELSMYSSSPTSMTANGSDSKKQRLDESPPSRVLHIRKLPNEVSETEVIALGLPFGKVTNILMLKGKNQAFLELGTEEAAITMVNCYTAVTPQVRNTPVFIQYSNHKELKTDSALNQRAQAVLQAVSAVQDGSSPSSDPGVLDLAPPPSPVLRIIIDNMFYPVTLDVLQQIFSKFGTVMKIITFTKNNQFQALLQFSDPVNAQQAKLSLDGQNIYNSCCTLRIDFSKLVNLNVKYNNDKSRDYTRPDLPTGDGESANKDHSLLGTPSGALASYSSGGGYSSSLSLSQGGGAISPLSAAAAAAAAAGRVALSGSGVSGVLLASNLNEEMVTPQSLFTLFGVYGDVQRVKILYNKKDSALIQLSDGNQAQLAMSHLNGQKVFGKVMRVTLSKHQTVALPREGLDDQLLTKDFSGSPLHRFKKPGSKNFQNIFPPSATLHLSNVRDGVGEDDLRLLFSNSGGTVKAFKFFQDRKMALIQMTSVEEAIQTLMELHNYDMGGNHHLKVSFSKSTI from the exons ATGGACGG TGATGTTGCAGTTGGTGTGAAG AGAGGCTCAGATGAGCTCAGCATGTACAGTAGCAGCCCGACCTCTATGACTG cGAACGGCAGTGACAGTAAGAAACAGCGACTGGACGAATCCCCTCCTTCCAGAGTTCTCCACATCAGGAAACTTCCCAATGAAGTGTCAGAGACTGAAGTCATTGCCTTGGGACTGCCCTTCGGAAAGGTCACCAATATACTGATGCTGAAGGGGAAAAACCAG gCGTTCCTTGAGTTGGGCACAGAAGAAGCAGCCATTACTATGGTGAACTGCTACACAGCTGTCACGCCACAG GTCAGAAACACTCCCGTCTTCATCCAGTACTCCAACCATAAGGAACTGAAAACAGACTCGGCTCTGAACCAG AGGGCCCAGGCAGTGTTGCAGGCGGTGTCAGCAGTTCAGGATGGAAGCTCTCCATCCTCAGACCCCGGAGTGTTGGACCTAGCTCCACCCCCCAGTCCTGTCCTGCGAATTATCATCGACAACATGTTTTATCCTGTGACACTGGACGTTCTACAACAG ATCTTCAGTAAGTTTGGGACCGTGATGAAGATTATAACCTTCACCAAGAACAACCAGTTTCAGGCTCTTCTGCAGTTCAGCGACCCAGTCAATGCACAGCAAGCTAAACTG TCTTTGGATGGACAGAACATCTATAATTCATGCTGTACTCTGCGGATAGACTTCAGTAAACTGGTCAACCTCAACGTCAAATACAACAACGACAAGAGTCGAGATTACACCAGACCCGACCTTCCTACCGGAGATGGGGAGTCGGCCAACAAGGATCATTCTCTATTGG GTACCCCATCCGGAGCGCTAGCTTCCTACTCTAGTGGAGGAGGGTActcatcttctctctccctctcgcagGGTGGAG GAGCCATCAGTCCTCTcagtgctgcagcagcagcagcagcagccgctgGCCGCGTTGCTCTGTCTGGGTCCGGAGTGTCGGGAGTCCTGTTGGCATCCAACCTGAATGAAGAG ATGGTCACGCCTCAAAGTCTCTTTACCCTCTTCG GAGTCTATGGTGACGTCCAGAGGGTGAAGATCCTCTACAACAAAAAGGACAGTGCTCTGATACAGCTGTCTGATGGCAACCAGGCTCAGCTGG CAATGAGCCACTTGAATGGTCAAAAGGTGTTTGGTAAAGTGATGAGAGTGACTCTGTCTAAACATCAAACCGTGGCTTTGCCTAGAGAAGGATTGGATGACCAACTGCTAACTAAAG aTTTTTCTGGCTCACCACTCCATCGCTTTAAGAAGCCGGGATCCAAAAACTTCCAGAACATCTTTCCTCCCTCAGCAACACTTCACCTCTCCAACGTCCG GGATGGAGTGGGAGAGGATGATCTACGTCTTCTGTTCTCCAACAGTGGAGGAACCGTCAAGGCCTTCAAGTTCTTCCA GGATCGTAAGATGGCCCTGATCCAGATGACGTCGGTGGAGGAGGCGATCCAGACTCTGATGGAGCTTCACAACTACGACATGGGAGGGAATCACCACCTGAAAGTTTCCTTTTCAAAGTCCACAATCTGA